The sequence AGGAATGGAGGGGATGGTTATAAGCACGGTTGGTCTTGATGGGTGTTACGTACAAGTAGGGGGCTCTGAAACAAGGTTGGGGGCCAGTTCTCACCCTTGGCCTACCTGCTTCTGTTCTTCAATCCCTATTATATGTGAGTATGGGAAGTAGTGTCCATCTTCCAGCTCACACCCTTTGTATCTGCCTGTCCCAGACCCAGAGATGGTAGTGCAACACTGACTTTGTCTTCTGGAACCCATGAGTAGTCTTCCAAAACTGAGCTGATTTTAATATGCAAGCATCCTGTGACTTCTTTGCCTCCAACCTTGTTCTTTCCTGGGTCCCCAGCTCGATGGGAGGAGAGTGAGCACTGAATGGTCATTCTCTTCCTTGTCTCCCTTAACTGGGGAAGGAGCCCCTTAGTTCCGTTCCACAGTTAAGGGAGACAAGAAAGAGAATGACTGGGAAATGTCTACCATGAGAATAGTTGGAAACCAGCTCTTTTAGAGTAAAACAAAAGATGGAATAATTACACCTGGATCATTACTATCAGGGAAGTAAAATGaccataaaatatttacatctaGTAATGTACCATTATAAtcctaatttttctttgaagaatttcCTATTTCTTAAATTGCAGTGATAGCACtggaattaaaaagaatattagtCTTACAAGCGTATTTTAAACCAATTCCTAGTGGTAGTGACTGCCTTTATCTTCATGGCAGCACTGAGCATTTATTAACAACCAACCTATAGGCCAAGCACTTTTAAATTAGTGATCTTAAGTAATGAGATGCTGGGGAAATCTTGACGACCTGATATTTGATATTGGAGAATGAGAAGCAGACATAGGTCTACTTAGTGTGAATTCACATGTCTGAGACTTCACGTGGTGGGGACATGGACGTTAGTAGTAATCAGCCTTGGATGAGAGAACAGAAATTCACATATAAATGGGAAACATCCCGCATTGGTAGGTAGAGCTTGTCTAGATTGGGACTAATGAACTACTTTTTAATCTGAAGCCTTCAGGAATAGACAGGCTTCTGCTTCCGCAAATACCCAATGAAAAGCCAACCCACTGTTCTTGAATTTATAGATCCAATTTACACTTGCTCTTTTTAACTAATGGAACTAGCCGGCCCCTGCATGCCAAGTTTCTATGGCAATGTGATCTCAGTGACCTCTCTTCTCTATTGTGGAATGTAGGTGAAAAGAACGGAGGGGAGCCCGATGACGCTGAACTAGTAAGGCTCAGTAAAAGGCTGGTGGAGAACGCGGTGCTCAAGGCTGTCCAGCAGTATCTGGAGGaaacacagaataaaaacaaGCCAGGGGAGGGGAGCTCTGTGAAAACTGAAGCAGCTGATCGGAATGGCAATGACAATGAGAACAACAGGAAATGAGGCCAGAACGCAGGCCCCCATGTCTCTGTGCAaagcctccctcctcccctctgctgAGTCTAGGGACTGACTTGCAGCGTGCTGTTTAAGTTTCTCTGGTCCAATCTGTGGCGATTGCCTAATACTTTCATGATCGATGCGTTTGCATTTCTGAAACACAACAGAAGAAAAACGGAGTGCTGGGACTGGCAGAGGAAACTAATTGATGAAAGAAGAATGGCCCAAGTTTTGCTTGCCCTCAGCCATGCACAAGGGAGAGGGAACTTTTGGTTATGCCTCCTGGACACAAATTAAAGGCCATGAAAGAGGCCTTGCCATCAATGGAATACTGCCATTTATATTGCTTAGCAGGGCATTTGACTACTTTATCTGAGGCCAGAACTCTCACACACAGCTATCAAGTGCTAAGTTTAAAATAATCACTGTTGAAATTGTCATTTGTACAATTAGTCcataatgtttcatttttgtcCTAAGTGTGCTGTTGCTATGCAGTGATCTTTATTTATAGTAAATTATGTTTCatgtaaatgatatatttttggtgaaatgcaaccttttctataaaatgtgggcaacattttaaagtttttttaaatcctattttGATAAGTCAGTATGCCATATTTAAtgaaatgtattatataatttttttttcttaggcaAGAAACCTGTTGGAATTCGAGACTTAATTAATGAAGCTTTGCATCGAGAAACGATGGGTCTGAAGTCCAAAGTGAAACAGATAAAGGAATTTTTATTAAAGCCTGAGACTCAGGCCAAAATTAGGAGGGAACTTTTTGAAGAAAGACTTATTAACAACAGTAATCCAGCCAATGCCATTGATTTCAGCACAACTTTGACATAAGCTCTACATTGTGATTGTGACAACATAGCTTATGAAATCTTTCCAGCTTATTAAGTCGCTCTTTGGTAAACACCAAAGAAGTTTCTGATAGTGTCTGCACAACAGCAAACCAACATTTGGTGAGGAATTAGCAATTTCTTGCCAAAGAAAACTGATTCTGCCCTATTATTTTTTGAGCTACACTTGTGTTTTAGAATGTCTGTTTCTGTAATATTGAGAGTCATTTTATAGAAATGATTTCTTAATTAGCTATTGTGAGATATTCCTCGGGTccttgcagaaaaagaaaatacagactgTGAACAAATCATTCACagacaaatagaataaaacagaGCCAACAACAGTATTTTAAGGGTCACTTGCCTCCTGTTGACATGATTGTTGCTACATCAAAAGAAGCATTGTCCAGGTGTGTCTACATCTAGTGTTACTTTTAATGAGAATTTGAATGTTTATTGAACAATAGTACTTGAATgaacatttataaatgtaattattgcAATCACTGGTTAAGAATGTTTTATATAACCTTATAATATTT comes from Theropithecus gelada isolate Dixy chromosome 4, Tgel_1.0, whole genome shotgun sequence and encodes:
- the AKAP7 gene encoding A-kinase anchoring protein 7 isoform X2, coding for MGQLCCFPFSRDEGKISELESSSSAVLQRYSKDIPSWSSGEKNGGEPDDAELVRLSKRLVENAVLKAVQQYLEETQNKNKPGEGSSVKTEAADRNGNDNENNRK
- the AKAP7 gene encoding A-kinase anchoring protein 7 isoform X3, whose protein sequence is MGQLCCFPFSRDEGKISEKNGGEPDDAELVRLSKRLVENAVLKAVQQYLEETQNKNKPGEGSSVKTEAADRNGNDNENNRK